The nucleotide window AATAGGATGTGTAAAAGATTAATGGCATTGTGACAGCCGGCCATTAGGATTTTGTTAGCGTATGTCTTGGTGCTCATACACATCATTCATCACCAGCAACCAAAACACACTCATTTCCCACCCCGCATGCACCACAGCCCTACATCTAACCCTGTAGTACACTGCCTTTGTTCCAGAGACTCACTTTTAAGTTCAAGTCGTTGAACCTTTTGGGTTCGACACAACGCTGCAGAAGAATCGGGTTATCAGCCCAATACATCTTAATGGAGGATCATCTTAGTGAGAGCCACGGAGATAAGCTAAGGACAGGTGGGGCATCGCAGTGAACGTTAACGACACAGACTCCCTCCATTCGAGAGAGTAGGGAGTGGCTGAGCAGAgcctaggaggaggaggaggaggaggaggaggaggaggaggaggaggagggggaggaggaggaggaggaggaggaggaggaggagggggaggaggaggaggaggaggagggggaggaggaggtgattgTTGTGTGGTTGATTAGCCACAGATGAAGTGCCCAGGCTGGGATGAGTAGGGTCTTAATGAAGGACACTCCTTTGACGAGATGGTCTTCTCAAAAGACACAGAACATTTCCATTGTGTATGGCGACTCTCTAATGTCTAATCAGCGGGTTTTATTAAAAATACTTGGATGCATTACAATTTTTTAATGTTTACCAGTCGAactcaaataataaataaagaccaACAAAAACAATGCCCCTAGTTATTGATAACACTATACCAAAGGAAAATAGATAAAACCACAGATAACACCATTTCTATATATTGATTATTCCACTGTTTTGTGTACACGGGACGACAAATTTCAATCTCCATTAAAGAACaatatccatctctctctatttcacaTAGCGGCCATATTGGGTCCTTGGTGGGCaaacctcctctccccctcacactGGGATCACACTGTGATCAACAGCCAATAGGCAGCCAgccggggcctggggggggcggggcctggggggcGCCGGGGCCTGGGGGACGGGGCCGGGGCCCTGCGACTCACCTCTGACGGCGCTGAAGGTGTTGAGGTGCTCAGCGGTGAGCAGCGGCGACGGAAGCTCCCGGATGAACTTCTTGAGCAGGGCAGCGGCGTCGTTGGGGCTGACCtcgtcccagtccacccccccGGAGTAGAAGGTGGTCTCCAGGGTCTGCTGCAGCAGcttggggaggagagggagaggagacacacgTCAGCATGTTGCTCATGGTGCTCACACCCCCAGGCTGAGGCTCTAAGGTGAGGTTAGCCGTTACAAGACGTTATGAAAGTATGCCTCTTCTGACGTCGCAGTTGCGTGTGTCCACCTCGATGTGTACAGTTTAGATGAGTAACGttggctacagtccactgggtaggctggtagactgatctataggtggacacgcccacttgtgatgtcagaagaggcagaattTCTCCCCAGCTTGTGacggcttatcacactcacgCCTGGTGGTATCATATGTCACCTACAAAGAACCCGTGAAGGTAGTCGATTGAAGGGACCTGTGATCAGGTTTAAGATGTATACACACCCTCCTGTATACTGCTGATGTTTGCTGATTATGTTTGAGAGACCAAACACGTTCAGACAATTTTGGTAAATAACCAACTAGCAAGTACATTCATTTTACTTAGTAGTTCATTGTTTGACAGTCCCTGCTAGATTCAAAGgcacaactactactactactactactaatactacaacTGCTATTGCTACGTCATGTTTCATAGAGAGGGACAGTTGGGTCACCTTGATTCTGGACTGAGAGCCGGGTACCCGCAGAATGCCCTCAGACTCGACCCCTTTCTTCTCCAGGAACGACAGCAACTGCAGAAACAAATAGAAACAAATTCAATGACATAAGGCATGAGGAACAAGCAAAGGAGCTGGAAAGAGTCATTTGATTTGCCGGGTGATATGTAGCGCTTGGCTGCCCCCGCTGGTGGTACCTGGTAACTGATACCACAGCCAGGGTGTGGCCCAGATGCAGACATTACAATGAATTCTGGTAAGCCGTCCAACAAAACAATGAATATGTTGTGGGAAAGAACATAGATGTTGGAGGCATTAATTAGATAAATAATGTATACTGAAGCTAACCACATTaagatcaaatcaaatcaaaaaataaatgcgATAATTAGGAGAAAGACCGTTTGGTTCTATTTAATTCCTGCTTTCATATGACTCATTCTCCGACCACTTATGATATGCTCGGGCTGCAATGCAACATGAGCTCTCCAAATTATCACAGCAAAACGGTGACTTGAGCGAGCGGGTGATTGGTGCTCACCGCCTGCAGGAGGAgaggtgtggtggtgctgggctTGACTCTCTGGTCGTTCTCCAGTAGCGTTGCCAGGGGCACTCCGAACAGAGCGCTCTCTGAGGAGGGAAAAACGGTGGGCTGTTATAACTGTCAACCTTACTTTCACCTTCAACACTCCCTCTGCCTGATCGTATATTCGTCTGTACTAACAGGGCTCAAcactgccctctggtggccacACTAATGTGTGCACAAGTGTATCTTTGTGGTTGGGTGTGTAGCTGGTGTTATACATTCTGTTTTATGTAGGTTTTAAATTGCTGTTCAAAGTGTTgtgcttatgtttgtgtgtgtgtgtgtgtgtgtgtgtgtgtgtgtgtgtgtgtgtgtgtgtgtgtgtgtgtgtgtgtgtgtgtgtgtgtttgagtgtgcttaGGTCGGTGTGGGtttaactatgtgtgtgtgtattagtctgttttgtctgtgtcttttctgtgtatgtgagtgtacgtctgtcttttatgtgtgtgtgtgtgtgcgtctttttttttatgtgtgtgtgtgctcctgtgtgtgtaagtcaATGTAAGGGtaactgtgtgtttttttgtgtgagtgtttgtcttgtctgtgtcttttgtgtacgtgggtgtatgtctgtcttttttgtgtcttttgtgtatgtgtgtgtctgtgtgtatgtgtgtgtgtttgtctgtgtgctcctgtgtgcgTAGGTTACTGTGagggtaactgtgtgtgtgtgtgttgtgtgtgggtgagtctGTCTTTTCTGTGTCTTTTGTGTAGGTAGGTGTATGtctttctttttgtgtttgtttgcttatgtgtgttttgtgtacatgtgtgtgtgtgcttgtgtgtgtttctgtgtttctgtgtgtgctcctgtgtgcgTGGTCAATGTGAGggtaactatgtgtgtgtgtctgtcttgtctgtttctttgtgtaCATGGGTGTACGTGTCttttttgtgtcttttgtgtgtgtgtgtgtgtgtgtgtgtgtgtgtgtgtgtgtgtgtgtgtgtgtgtgtgtgtgtgtgtgtgtgtttgtttgtgtttgtgctcctGGGTCGATATGAGGGTAACtatatgcgagtgtgtgtgtgtgtctgtcttgtctccatcttttgtgtatgtgtctgtatgtctgtcttttttgtgtcttttgagcatgtctattgttttgtgtgtgtgtgtgtgtgcgtgcattcgtgCGTGTATGAGTGCACGTGCGTggatgtgtgcacgtgtgacttttgtgtatatttgtgaatgtgtgtgcgtgtgtgcatgcctgtgagCGGGTGTTCACTCCGGTCCGCGGCCTACCTGCCATCTTCCTTTTGGACATCTTCTGCCTCTTGacctccagctccagcaggtCGCTGAGCGCCGTCATGTCGATGAGCGCCAGCTGACGCACCTTCTTCAGGTCCCCCGGGGACAGGTCCTGCACCCGGGTCACGCCCAGGCGGCACTGGGGGCAGACCACCCTCTGAGAggccgagagggagagagagagagggacggacagagggaGCTTCAGATGACCGTCCTTTACAGCTGGAATGGAATGTGGAGTTTGCAGCAATGGGACACACAACGCTTTGAGACTGAAGCCCAGAGCACGCGGCCGTGTCGGGACGGACGCACAATCATTTTTCTAAAAGTTTGTTCCAGAATTGAGTCCTGTGCGAAAGTGGTCAGAGAAATACAGACCTGGTGCATATAATACACTGAAACAGAGCttaaagagagaaacagggtgcgcagagagagagggtaggagaagagagaaacacatgtacccctctctctctctctctctctgtctctctctctctctctctctctctctctctctctctctctctctctctctctctctctctcacacactttctacccctcttctcctcttcccctcttcccctcttgCCCCATACCTCTATCTCTAAGGGAGAAACAACTTCATGGACTTGGACATGGAGGGAAGAgaaatggagaaagagagagagagagacatatagtgAGAAATCAAGATGGACAAGGTAATGGAATAAGTCAGGGAGGGGGGACAAAATGATGGACATTTGGATGTTCCATGTTCCATATTTGgataaagagaagaagaaaatgtaGGATATATCTTTAAGGAAGAGAACAGAGCTAGGGAGATGAATCCACACCACATTTGGAAAGTGTTTTTACACCCCTGATTTACGGCATGTACATTTTCTCCTGTCGAGACGCTATCTCACTATGAAATGTGTTCAAAcctaaatgacacacacacacacacacacacacacacacacacacacacacacacacacacacacacacacacacacacacacacacacacacacacacacacacacacacacacacatgccattgTGCTGAGCTAAGAGCCCTCATTCATCTCCTCTGTTTATCCCTGTTATCTAACAAACAACAGCCAGCTCATTAGAACTGGATTAAATCATAAAGTATGTGTGCTCATTACAGACGGGCCATCAaactatgaacacacacaaggctGTAATACGCCCAAAAACAATTCTGTAATCCAAACACATTGTACGAATATTCTGAATAAAGGTCCCATTCTTATACTTGAAAGCTCATTCTCAGAATAGTAACCAAGACATAATTTGAGTCAAATCCAAACCTTGTTATTATATTTTGATTGTTTTCAGAATCCACAGCATCTACTTCCCTAAACACTTGAATGTTAAAAGTAGCCCACTATGTCACATTATTTTGTTGCAACATTTCATACGTTTTCCTGTTCCCCATGGATTCTCTGCATAATAACAGTGACACTCAATAGCAATTCCATTGTCCTTAAATGGTAAATAGATGCTCTCCAAACCTGGAAGACCatatgtgagtgtatgtgtagggaggagagagagagagagagagagagagagagagagagagagagagagagagagagagagagagagagagagagagagagagagagagagagagagagagagagagatacatgtgtgggagagtgtgggagagtgtgtgagtggccTTACAGGCAGGGTTCCTTCTTCTTTCCTGCTGTTGCTCTGGGGGAGCTTGGCCTGCTTCAGGAAAATGGCTGCCTGATCACAGTAGGCCACATCCGTGATGAAGATCTCCTCCTTCAGAccactctgctgctgctctgtaCGAACCactgtgtgcgcgcacacacaaccacacacacacgcacacacacacacacacacacacacacacacacacacacacacacacacacacacacacacacacacacacacacacacacacacagacacacacacacacacacacacacacactatatattaGTTCCAATTCATGTCCTGGATTGCATTGAATTGTTTCACTGTTGTAGCAgctttcagtgtgtgtatgtgcgtgtgaatgtgggtATCTGACAGGGAAGCTACGGCATCTATCAGATGTGGCATAGGCAGGAGCCAAACTGGTTTCCAAATcatttttttcaactgttttaGGTTCTCTAGAATTTCAGCAATGTTTCCGTCAATTAACTTAATCAGATTTGTCAGCCGATGGAAAATTCTCCCTCTAGCCATTACATAATGCAAATACTTTATAACCGAGTGTACATTTGGACAAACTTTCccaagttatttatttataaaaagatGGATTATGGCAATTGTTGAGCTGTGACACCTTGAGTGTTTCTGGTTTTGTGTTTAATACTTCCCACTAACCATGACCAAAAGCTCCTAACAATAACCTTGTTCACAAAGGACAGGTATCGTAAACCTAGAACTATAAACAGTAACCATGTTCAGTGGCATCTTTATCTCATCATAATCGATATCAATGTGAACTAGTGATGGATCCATCATTATCGGTAGGCCTGAGCTGGACAGGCAAAGATGATTACCATCTAGCCAATCACAATCACACCACATCTGATCTGCTGTTCATCTGACTGGCTGAGACTTCTTAGAGGCGATCCTTGTTTGGCTGTTTTACTGTGAGCTCTCACCTGATAGCGGTGATTTGGCCACGGACGCCATGTTGTCTTGAGCTCGGCCTTCACCGTGCTGGGACCCAAACGTCTAGCGAAGGAGcacaaataaaaatgtacacATATAAAACCCGAtaatctaaacacacacaggaaccccATAAAATAtggagcaacaacaacaaacacaaatcaaaaaaCAACTGTGAACCAGGTATTGTTTGAAATGATACTTAGAAACAACCTTTTATTTTACCACTGGGAATACAGGTCAGAGTTTATCGATATCAaacaacatattttttttttagttccCATTGACAGAGTGCCGATAACAATCAGAGGACGTCGGCTCCCCCTCAGTGGGCTGCTCAGATGGACCGGACAAAGCATGGCATTTACACCAGAAAGCCCTCTTTGTCCCCGTGAGTCAACGGCCACAGATGGAACATGACAGgtgaggccacacacacacacacacacacacacacacacacacacacacacacacacacacacacacacacacacacacacacacacacacacacacacaaacagacacacaaacacacacagagaaacacacacacacacacacacacacgaacacacacacacaccggtcgACGGCGACAGCATTTCCGGGACCTGCCGACAACTAGCACCATGGGAATGGACTGCTAAACGTGGTGTCGTTCTACTGAAACGACATCGCTGACCACCAGGGGAATAGACCACTCCACTGTGTCCTTGAACTACTATCCCCCAATTACCAAAGGCCTGCCCCCTGGGAGGCTGAAGGGTGTTAGTAGATACGTGTTACACTGTGTCTAGATGTAGATTATGGGCGTACATCTGATATCTAGCACTATGACGGTAAGCTGTTTGTAGTAGCGATGCCGTTGATGGTATCATTGGTATCCCGTAACCGTCAGATAACATGGATTAAATGGACTATCTTGCAGCTAAAGCAGGTTCTTGCACAGAatcaaaacacatttctaatcATTTTAATGATTCATGAAAGTATTAGAAGCATGTGGAGATGTTCCTGTTCCAACAAGGAAACAAATTATGAAAACAAACTGCTTTAAAGAATCTATCTTATAAGCAACAACCTGAAAAAAGCCCCAAGGTAAAGCTTAATAAACCTTTTCATAAAGCAATGCATAAAGTTCTCCATGAAGCTCTTCATAAAGCTCTTCATAGTGCTCCTGATGAAGCTCATATGAAAGGTGTGGTACCTGAGTGATGGGGGAGTTGAAGATGTCCCGGACGTCCCGGGGCGGGGGCTTGTTCCTCTTGCGGAGGGACAGCGTGTAGGAGTCCAGCCGGCGCTGGACGGCCTCGGCCTGCGTGCGCGTCAGCGTCGACAGCAGCACGGCGTTCTCCACATCCTCCGCAGCACCCTCGCTCACCAGCAGGTTGGACAGACCAGCATCAGCCAGccactgctcctcctgctccccctctgaacacacacacacacacacacacacacacacacacacacacacacacacacacacacacacacacacacacacacacacacacacacacacacacatagaaacacatacaaagtgacacacaaagacacacatacacatacatacagagacacacacacacacacacacacacacacacacacacacacacacacacacacacacacacaatcacacacacacacacacacacacacacacacacacacacacacacacacacacacacacacacacacgccacacagaGGCATTTATGAGTATGCACAGAGGCACAAGTATTCTAAACgaatgcacagacacatacgtAGGTTCAACGCTTCATTGGCAGCAACAGAGACGACTGTGGGCGCACATTACATTAAGCatggcatgcatacacacacacacacacacccacatgaacacacaacaaaaatacaCCATATACTCATAAATGATATGGTATAATGTACACAAGGCAAGATACCACTGGTGAATAATTAGCCTAATACCATCACGCATATGAGTGAATGCACACTATTGCCCTGTCGCACAGCCTTCATAACACTGGCCGATAAACAGACTAAATTATTCAGCCTCACTGGCATGGCAGCAGAGGCTAATCTTGTCCATCCGCACGCATGGCTTCCCCTTCACCGTTCCCATTCAGACCCCTCCAACAGGACAAGGCTGGGTCCACACGCCACAAGCTAACCGCTAAGCGTAGGAAAGGAGCCATACGACCAGGTGGCGCTCTGCTCGCTCTCACCTTCCGACTGTCTGGAGTCCCGCCTGGCACGCTCTTCCAGCTCCGCCTCGTAGCCACTCCCCTGGCGAATGGTCTCCACCTCGCTCCAAAAGGAGTCCAGACACAGCTTGTCCGgcagctcctgctgctcctgatgctgctgctgctgctgctgctgctcggttGCCGACGGCGATGAGCTCTCCTCCCGTGGGTGCAGTGTGTGCTCAGAGGCGGTCGGGTCCTGTGTGCTGCTGGCCCAGGGCTCCCGGTTCATCTCGGAGGGGCAGGGATCTCTGTCGggaacaatacacacacacacacacacacacacacacacacacgcacacacacacacacacacacacacacacacacacacacacacacacacacacacacacacacataaacacacgtgcAACGTgagtaatcacacacacaggtactaacacacacactcaaaatgaAATCAAACCCATGCACAGGAAATTAAGCAAATGAAAtctaacatacacatacacacttgagCACTGAAGAAAAGGCTGAAGATGAGGCCGGCGCAGACTGAtagaatgcaaaaaaaaagaggcaaGTCCAGGTTGAAGGAGAGACAAAAGGAgtgggacggagggagggatgatGCGAGGAGAGGGAAACGGAGAAGGCGACTGTGCACACAAAGAGGGGGGCGTCTTTTGTTCGTGCAAAATGCGTCCGGGAGGCAATAGTACCATCTCtaaccactagatggcactgcCTTACTGTGAACATGCCGTATTACCAAGGGCGTCACACACGCCCTCAGTCCGCAGACAAGAAGAATTTATAGCGCAACGACCGTGACTGATGTCATGCACAATGTAAACCGACTTAAACCGGTCGTTAAACTAAGCCGTTTTCATGTTATTATAACCAACGTCACTGAAGCCGTAACTCTGGTAGCGCCTTTCATCCGTGGCTCGGGTGGTCCATGTCCAGGGACAACAAAGAGACACATAGAGCCCAGCGGAGGACAGCGCGCTCAGACTCGACGGAGCCGCGGCTCGCGCCTCTACCAAGCTCCGGCCATAAGACGTGACCATGTGTGATGCTCTGCTAAGTGGACGTGTCACATTTTACGAGTCTGCATAATACATCTGCCTCGATGCGTTTGTGTGGTCTCTGCATTTTGCATTTCTAAGGCTCGCTTCTTGGGACACACCCCTTCTCACAACACCCCCCCGAATTCATAGTCGGCTCGTCTATGTTTGCGGAAGTATGCAATGAGGTAATTGAAAGGGGTTCGTCCAAGATGTTTTTGATCGCTAAATAAATCGTCTCATTGTATTTAGACATTGCAAGCCTCATTATAGATTGATGTGGGCCAACAATGTGTGGAATACATTGTCATATATAGAACATAACCCAGCAATAGGTACAGCATCATGCACCTTTTTTCTTGTACAACATCTGGCCTCCCCCAGCTGTAACAAGCCAAAACACCCTCCTGTGAGACTACCTGGGCTTAGAAGACTCCATTGGCTCGACAAGACCACCATAAGCCCAGGCCCAGTCCTGCTGTTCTTGTGAACAGCACAACAGGCTGATGCAGCAGGACCCGGAGTGTTCACAGTAGGCTACTGCTGGTTTTAAAGTTAGTAGAAATTAGCCAATAATGATTTGAAAACTAGAAGTATATAAACGATTTCCATTAGATTACTATTACTTCTCATATTAATACTAATAACACtcatgtttagtttttttttttacacataaAACCAATTCATCTCACTATTCACTACTCATTGCAtggaataaacaaaataaaatattaattcaacCCATCAAACACGTTTGACCTTAAGGTAAAGGATGAGGAAGTTCTCCAAGTCACGTAGCTCTTGCATTTGTCTGGTTGGACATAGAGGAGAAGAAATTAGAGCTGAAAAGTTGAACAAACGGAAGGAGCAAATAAAACTAATCAGTCTCAAACCCCTGCAGGCATTATGTGTGTAAGGGAAGTGTTTGTAAAAGTGCTTCCCTGCCCCAGGTGTTGAAGTAGGTTTCTGTGTaacatatatatgaatatagataaattatttattaatttcttaTGACATATTGTGCTTGTAATTATACACATAAACATCTTGTAGGGGGAACAGTCGGAGGTCCTGGTTGCAAAAAAAGACCTTTATTTTTTCCATTCCTCAAAGTAATGAGAAGCTTTGAGAAGCTCTGCACTTGATAAGCTACCCTTAGTTATTATATAGATGTGTGAAAGTGAACTGTAGCCTAGCAATAGATGCAATAGATGCAATGAAACTGCAAAAACAGAACAAGAGTCCCACTCAGCCTGGCTCTATACACCCTGTCACACAACATGTAGACAGCCGACCACAAGACCTCCGCAGAGCACAGAGCTGTGTGATCAATCGATTATTGATCACGGGGGGGGAATCTATACACTTGGTTGCGTCACCCAATGAAGCAGCAATGCAAAACAGATTCGGAGAATGACATTCCAAACACTCCTACTACCTATTACTAATAATTGCTTCTCAGATAATGGGGTCCTCTCTGCACCAAACGGAAGGCTAGTTTCAATcaaaatcaaaaaacattgcTATAAGCCTGTCTACCTGCTGCGGTGCTTCAAGCTCTTGGGCGCGCGCGGACGACGGCCCCCACGCATCCGAAACCGATGGAGTCTGTTGAGAGCCAAGTGTGTGGCGGGAGCCACCGGCGCAGCTTCCCCACTAGCCATGGCAACTCAGGCTGGAGGGTCTATAGTCCAGCTGTAGCGCTGCTGACGTATCCAAAGAGGTCCTCCTATCCCTCCGCAGCTCCTCAGTACGTATGTGCacacgttggtgtgtgtgtgtgtgtaggtgggggtCATAAGACCAACTGACACCCGATGAGGTTTTTCGTCGCTTCCTTCTGAACGGGTTCTTGAGTGCAGAGTGTCAGCAGAGCAAAGCTCTGATAGGAATGTGAGGCAAGAGGGAACAGAAATGGGTCCGGCCtccggggaggggaggagggaggaggaggggggtgtgaCCGCGAGCCATTAACACGTCATTCATACCTGTCCCCTCCCGTTTTATCTGCCAGAAGATGACACACCCGGCCCTGAAAGTTATGGGCCCCCTAAAGCCTGTATCCCTTACATCTAGACGTAGCCCTCAATGGcctcacacaccctctcccAATCTTTGGGGGATTGGGTACACTGAAATATGGGAATGAATGACATGTTTGCCATGCGCAACTGGTTGAAACCCAGCACTGTTAACCCTCTTCAGGCCTGATAGACATTAGGCACGGCTTGCATGACGCAGGCATTTTATACATGGGGGCCTCACAGCTGTTATGAATCTACTACAAGCAAGGTATGTTAGTATTTTTTTGAGAAGAATGCAGATACTGTTACACAAAATGACATCATCAGATGTTTCAAAGGATGACCTTTTGTCGCCTAATCCACACTTTTAAGAGCAAACGCCAAACCAAACATTGTTCAACTGCTACTTTCTGTTGCAGTTCAAGCAACAGCGTCGACACTGATTCACACCATATATGGGAATAGGAGTGGAGCAAAGTATGTCTACATAGACATACTTGTGGTTTAAGGCCTAGTGATACCTCGTACCTGAACCCGGCAGGAATTATTACTACAATCCCTTGGTAGTCACGtgttgttccttttttttgctgTATGACATGTGAGCAGTTAACAGAGAGAAAACGACAAAGTCCCATTGAgaaaagaaagggaaagagcgagactaaaagagagagacagggagagagagagaaagagagagagagagagagagagagagagagagagagagagag belongs to Gadus morhua chromosome 13, gadMor3.0, whole genome shotgun sequence and includes:
- the arhgap40 gene encoding rho GTPase-activating protein 40 isoform X3; this encodes MVLLPPGRILHEQKTPPSLCAQSPSPFPSPRIIPPSVPLLLSLLQPGLASFFLHSISLRRPHLQPFLQCSSVDPCPSEMNREPWASSTQDPTASEHTLHPREESSSPSATEQQQQQQQHQEQQELPDKLCLDSFWSEVETIRQGSGYEAELEERARRDSRQSEEGEQEEQWLADAGLSNLLVSEGAAEDVENAVLLSTLTRTQAEAVQRRLDSYTLSLRKRNKPPPRDVRDIFNSPITQTFGSQHGEGRAQDNMASVAKSPLSVVRTEQQQSGLKEEIFITDVAYCDQAAIFLKQAKLPQSNSRKEEGTLPRVVCPQCRLGVTRVQDLSPGDLKKVRQLALIDMTALSDLLELEVKRQKMSKRKMAESALFGVPLATLLENDQRVKPSTTTPLLLQALLSFLEKKGVESEGILRVPGSQSRIKLLQQTLETTFYSGGVDWDEVSPNDAAALLKKFIRELPSPLLTAEHLNTFSAVRDITELKQKLHMLNLLILLLPEPNRNTLKALLEFLSKVVSRERRNRMTLWAVATIMAPNLFLHKAVPSRLTDGGAEKGHAEKAADIMRLLIRYQDLLWTIPNFLMSQVRKLNENSNRRYQFYDRRIKNLLRKIHTDTRDKPEKNTSEPCRTVKVQVGDLVSSTMEVQVTVTSRASDLLAQFHRQFLRSPDKSKGKLRRNGSTVYPDCAIYEVGGNIGEHCVDPNTHLLDLYNSNPAGEWVIKMRPNASRGL
- the arhgap40 gene encoding rho GTPase-activating protein 40 isoform X1 → MFTVRQCHLVVRDGTIASRTHFARTKDAPLFVCTVAFSVSLSSHHPSLRPTPFVSPSTWTCLFFFAFYQSAPASSSAFSSVLKDPCPSEMNREPWASSTQDPTASEHTLHPREESSSPSATEQQQQQQQHQEQQELPDKLCLDSFWSEVETIRQGSGYEAELEERARRDSRQSEEGEQEEQWLADAGLSNLLVSEGAAEDVENAVLLSTLTRTQAEAVQRRLDSYTLSLRKRNKPPPRDVRDIFNSPITQTFGSQHGEGRAQDNMASVAKSPLSVVRTEQQQSGLKEEIFITDVAYCDQAAIFLKQAKLPQSNSRKEEGTLPRVVCPQCRLGVTRVQDLSPGDLKKVRQLALIDMTALSDLLELEVKRQKMSKRKMAESALFGVPLATLLENDQRVKPSTTTPLLLQALLSFLEKKGVESEGILRVPGSQSRIKLLQQTLETTFYSGGVDWDEVSPNDAAALLKKFIRELPSPLLTAEHLNTFSAVRDITELKQKLHMLNLLILLLPEPNRNTLKALLEFLSKVVSRERRNRMTLWAVATIMAPNLFLHKAVPSRLTDGGAEKGHAEKAADIMRLLIRYQDLLWTIPNFLMSQVRKLNENSNRRYQFYDRRIKNLLRKIHTDTRDKPEKNTSEPCRTVKVQVGDLVSSTMEVQVTVTSRASDLLAQFHRQFLRSPDKSKGKLRRNGSTVYPDCAIYEVGGNIGEHCVDPNTHLLDLYNSNPAGEWVIKMRPNASRGL
- the arhgap40 gene encoding rho GTPase-activating protein 40 isoform X2 is translated as MVLLPPGRILHEQKTPPSLCAQSPSPFPSPRIIPPSVPLLLSLLQPGLASFFLHSISLRRPHLQPFLQCSSVYVDPCPSEMNREPWASSTQDPTASEHTLHPREESSSPSATEQQQQQQQHQEQQELPDKLCLDSFWSEVETIRQGSGYEAELEERARRDSRQSEEGEQEEQWLADAGLSNLLVSEGAAEDVENAVLLSTLTRTQAEAVQRRLDSYTLSLRKRNKPPPRDVRDIFNSPITQTFGSQHGEGRAQDNMASVAKSPLSVVRTEQQQSGLKEEIFITDVAYCDQAAIFLKQAKLPQSNSRKEEGTLPRVVCPQCRLGVTRVQDLSPGDLKKVRQLALIDMTALSDLLELEVKRQKMSKRKMAESALFGVPLATLLENDQRVKPSTTTPLLLQALLSFLEKKGVESEGILRVPGSQSRIKLLQQTLETTFYSGGVDWDEVSPNDAAALLKKFIRELPSPLLTAEHLNTFSAVRDITELKQKLHMLNLLILLLPEPNRNTLKALLEFLSKVVSRERRNRMTLWAVATIMAPNLFLHKAVPSRLTDGGAEKGHAEKAADIMRLLIRYQDLLWTIPNFLMSQVRKLNENSNRRYQFYDRRIKNLLRKIHTDTRDKPEKNTSEPCRTVKVQVGDLVSSTMEVQVTVTSRASDLLAQFHRQFLRSPDKSKGKLRRNGSTVYPDCAIYEVGGNIGEHCVDPNTHLLDLYNSNPAGEWVIKMRPNASRGL
- the arhgap40 gene encoding rho GTPase-activating protein 40 isoform X6, whose amino-acid sequence is MNREPWASSTQDPTASEHTLHPREESSSPSATEQQQQQQQHQEQQELPDKLCLDSFWSEVETIRQGSGYEAELEERARRDSRQSEEGEQEEQWLADAGLSNLLVSEGAAEDVENAVLLSTLTRTQAEAVQRRLDSYTLSLRKRNKPPPRDVRDIFNSPITQTFGSQHGEGRAQDNMASVAKSPLSVVRTEQQQSGLKEEIFITDVAYCDQAAIFLKQAKLPQSNSRKEEGTLPRVVCPQCRLGVTRVQDLSPGDLKKVRQLALIDMTALSDLLELEVKRQKMSKRKMAESALFGVPLATLLENDQRVKPSTTTPLLLQALLSFLEKKGVESEGILRVPGSQSRIKLLQQTLETTFYSGGVDWDEVSPNDAAALLKKFIRELPSPLLTAEHLNTFSAVRDITELKQKLHMLNLLILLLPEPNRNTLKALLEFLSKVVSRERRNRMTLWAVATIMAPNLFLHKAVPSRLTDGGAEKGHAEKAADIMRLLIRYQDLLWTIPNFLMSQVRKLNENSNRRYQFYDRRIKNLLRKIHTDTRDKPEKNTSEPCRTVKVQVGDLVSSTMEVQVTVTSRASDLLAQFHRQFLRSPDKSKGKLRRNGSTVYPDCAIYEVGGNIGEHCVDPNTHLLDLYNSNPAGEWVIKMRPNASRGL